In the genome of Planctomycetia bacterium, the window TGGAATCAGGCAGGCCCGGAAGCACGGGATCGAAGTTCAGGAATGGTCACCGCGCAGACTTCGTCACACGATGGCGACGAAGGTCCGAGAAAAATGGGGCGTCGAAGGAGCGCAGATCTATCTAGGTCATAGCAAGTGTTCTGTCACGCAGGTCTATGCGCAGCGTGACCGCAAGCTCGGTCGCGAAGTCGCTCTCGATGTCGGATAAATATCCATGGCCGCCGGTTCGGATGAATGCTCCTGCCGGCGGCCGCCTTCTCAAGAAAACCTTTGACGAAACGGGGCAGTTCGCGCTAGAACGATCTTGTTCACGTTTTTTCCGACTAGATCGGAACGAGCGTCCTGTGAACCGGCTCCGCTTATGAGCCGACAAACCGAGGCTCCGGCCGCAGTTCGCGAAGCGAGGCCTTCGGGTCTTCTTCGGTGACGCTACCTCATAGGGTCGTGGCCGAGCGTTTCGGCCGACGACCATCGCGGAACTTTTCCGCCGTTGCCTGCCGACCTCGGCGTCGGGCAGGACGCAGTGTTTGCTTGGGCCTGTCGTCGGCCCACTCCGTCGTTCGCCGGCTTCGCGGCGCCCTTCTGCGCCCCCGGAACGACGGCACTCGCACATGAGGATAAGAGATGATCGACATCACCAACGAGCAACTGATCTCGCTCGCCGAGGCCGCCGAGATGCTCCCGTGCGGTCGCAAAGGTCGCTACCCGAACGTGAAGACCGTCTACGCCTGGACGATCAATAACGGCTGTCGCGGAGTTGTTTTGGAGAGTCTGAAGTGCGCCGGCCGCCGCATCACATCAACGCAGTCAGTCGAAAGATTTCTTCAAGCGTTGACGGCCGCGTCCGGCACTCCTCGCCCCGTTAACGGCCGTCGCACGAGTACGGTTCGCGACGCGGAAATGGCCGCGGAGCTCGACCGGCTCGGCGTTCGTTAATAGGAATGGCAGCAAGCAACGCCGGCGAAACTTTCCCAACGACCTGTTCAGAAAAACTTGCCGGCGCGCACTAGCCGCTCGAAAGCCTTGAACGGATGTCCCTTAGCGATGCTGTCGCCCTGTGCCGGCGATCGTCGGCCGGTGCGAATTACCAGAAATCTTTCGAACTCGGTGTAACGATTTGCCCTTCTCGCGCAATTACGTAGCCGAGGGAACGATTGATTCAGACGATCGTCGTCCCGTCAGGAATCGCGGATGGACATACCGCAACCGTTTTGGACTCCGCTTCATCTCGTTCGACCGCTTGTCGACCGAAGCGTGATGCGAGCCGAGCGGCACCAGGAATTGGTTCGGATTGCAGGAATGATCGCAGGCTACGCGACTTAGGTCGCGCCGGGGTCTGCTGCGCAATCAACGAAGGGTGCCGAATCGAGCTCGTGTCGTGAGAGGATCTAAGCATGTTCGAGAAACAGCGTGTCGTCGGCAAGTATGCCGGCTTCCGACCCACGGTCCGACTTCGCAAGCCTTCGTTCTTGCGCAGCCGGCCGTCGAGTCGTTGCCGGCGAATCGACATCGGCGCCGCGCCGCCTACCAACGGCCATCGTATGCAGGCCCGCACCACGGCTGCCTCGCTTCGTTCCAACTAGTTCGACATCTGCGCATCGTGGGCCCTGCAGGCGGGCTCAGCGAGCCGACCTCATCCACGAACAGCTTGGAACGACGCACAGCAGGAGAAGCACAGGAAGAAGCGTCCGACAGGACAGTCACACAAGAACGAGCTGCGCGGCGGTGTACGTCGCGTGAATGAAAGATTGCTGAGCTCGGGCACCAACATTTGCCGCGTCGAGAAACTCCGCGGCCCATAGAAAAGGTAGGAATATGAAGTACGAAAAATTGAAAAAGGTTGTGGAGTCGTTTGAGAGCGAAGAGGATTCCATGGAGTGGCGTTTTACGACCGGAACGAAGATTAACGCGGCGATCGAGATCCCCGACGGAAATCGCTATCGCCAGCGGGAATTGAGCAAACTACGGGATGATCTTTTCGGCTATCTTCCCGAGGAGGACGTGCCCAGCTTACGACAGCTTTATCTCTTCGGTCGCCTTGCTTATCTGTTCAAGCCCGAGGATATTTTGAAACTGTCGGAGGTGCCCTTCGCCCACTTTAAGGAGGTGATGTCCGTTGTCGACCATGAAGAACGATTGTCGTTATTGAAGCGTGCGCAGAGCGAAGAGCTGAGCTTGCCGCAGTTCCGCAATTTGGTCCTGGAGAGTCGGCAGGAGAACGGCAACCGGACAGATCGAACGTTCTACGACTCGAAGGTCAATGTTAAGGCGATGGCGAGCTCGGTCGAGCGATGCCGC includes:
- a CDS encoding DUF1580 domain-containing protein — protein: MIDITNEQLISLAEAAEMLPCGRKGRYPNVKTVYAWTINNGCRGVVLESLKCAGRRITSTQSVERFLQALTAASGTPRPVNGRRTSTVRDAEMAAELDRLGVR